Proteins from a genomic interval of Schistocerca cancellata isolate TAMUIC-IGC-003103 chromosome 8, iqSchCanc2.1, whole genome shotgun sequence:
- the LOC126094938 gene encoding uncharacterized protein LOC126094938, whose protein sequence is MARMERLCLYAGLALCVAVLAGARTVGKEEEAAPADLESAASHWGHGGGGGGGHGGHGGGGGGGHGGHGGGGGGSGGHGGHHFEKGGGHEHHSGHHGGHGHKGDKGYKGYHEHEKGSKGHHDKEGHSGHYSDHGGKKKSHHEEGGHYGEHHYGEKGEKGAKYGEGGKHSKGHSTKGGHSVHKKDEYGKKHEFYDEHHEGGHHSKHGEHGSHHEGKSGGHKKGGHYHGGHHEGHHGKKGHHEKGGHHHDHKGHKSAGGHDSHHGHHSDYGKKGGHSEHHEWGHSSGGGGGGGGGGGHGGGGGGHGGGGGGHGGGGHGGGGGGGHGGHGGGGGGGHGGHGGGGGGGHGGHGGGGGGGHGGHGGGGGGHGGWGHGGGGGGHGGGGGGHGGHGGGGGGHGGWGHGGGGGGHGGGGGGHGGWGHGGGGHGGGGGGHGGGGHGGWGHGGGGHGGGGGGHGHGW, encoded by the exons ATGGCGCGGATGGAGCGCCTCTGCCTCTACGCGGGGCTGGCGCTCTGCGTGGCCGTATTGGCTGGCGCCCGGACTGTGGGCAAGGAGGAAGAAGCCGCCCCCGCTGACCTCGAGTCGGCCGCCTCCCACTGGGGAcacggaggcggaggaggcggtGGCCACGGAGGCCACgggggcggcggtggtggtggccaCGGGGGCCacgggggcggcggtggcggcagcggcggccacGGCGGACACCACTTCGAGAAAGGTGGTGGCCACGAACACCACTCTGGCCACCACGGCGGCCACGGCCACAAGGGCGACAAAGGATACAAG GGATACCATGAGCACGAGAAGGGTTCAAAGGGCCACCACGACAAGGAAGGGCACAGTGGACACTACTCTGATCACGGAGGCAAGAAGAAGAGCCATCACGAGGAGGGCGGTCACTACGGAGAACATCACTACGGCGAGAAAGGCGAGAAGGGCGCCAAGTACGGGGAAGGTGGCAAGCATTCCAAGGGTCACAGCACCAAGGGTGGCCACTCAGTGCACAAAAAGGACGAGTATGGAAAGAAGCACGAGTTTTACGATGAACACCACGAGGGTGGGCACCACAGCAAGCACGGAGAACACGGCTCGCACCATGAAGGAAAGAGTGGTGGACATAAGAAGGGAGGCCACTACCACGGCGGCCACCACGAGGGCCATCACGGCAAGAAGGGTCATCACGAGAAGGGAGGACACCACCACGACCACAAGGGTCACAAGTCCGCTGGGGGTCATGACTCACACCACGGACACCACTCTGATTATGGGAAGAAGGGAGGTCATTCCGAACACCACGAGTGGGGACACagcagtggaggcggcggcggtggcggcggcggaggtggCCATGGAGGCGGCGGTGGTGGACacggaggcggcggtggcggccacGGAGGCGGAGGACACggaggcggaggtggtggtggACACGGTGGAcacggaggcggcggcggtggcggacaCGGCGGACACGGCGGAGGAGGCGGCGGTGGACACGGTGGAcacggaggcggcggcggtggcggacaTGGCGGACACGGAGGCGGCGGTGGAGGACACGGAGGATGGGGAcacggaggcggcggcggtggacacggaggtggcggcggcggccaCGGTGGACACGGAGGCGGCGGTGGCGGACACGGAGGATGGGGACACGGAGGCGGCGGTGGTGGAcacggaggcggcggaggcggacaTGGAGGATGGGGACATGGAGGCGGTGGacacggaggcggcggcggcggacatGGAGGCGGCGGCCATGGTGGTTGGGGACACGGAGGTGGTGGCCatggaggtggaggaggtggacatggGCACGGGTGGTGA